The following are encoded together in the Penicillium digitatum chromosome 3, complete sequence genome:
- a CDS encoding Zinc finger, C2HC5-type has translation MADLSAWAAPRLSQLLPLDPDSLSQVIDYAVSLSREACADHLKNLLGDSPAALEFISSFNSRREPQRPPQNPSTQSRDASRSNGGAKKGKKKAPLHTAGPPRRPDNYGDVGGGYKKADEEDYMASRRPPAHTLVPSQHGSSAASRIPSPLPVSSPKPPPSASGPTISDMLPNVRSKVSKSTRQGGGAGSSSKGNKALTTNDISDLTAAIAALEVSTNPSLGERRSCTCSGSVHPVFDPAPNCLSCGKIICSLEGLQPCSFCGTPLLSAEEVQGMIRELRAERGQEKMRVHNEGVHHDGGPRPAVGSEPSSKLDAAKAHRDKLLQFQAQNARRTKVVDETADFETPNVASTLWMTPTQRALALKKQQRIQREMDEKARPEWERKKTVMSLDIKGGKVRRVYHSAPAESTPAASEPDTVDEGGAEDSPQGQHAFSRNPLLASGGLMRPVWRAPEIKQAEAVEQTERKQTWRRVQDDNDDNEQWILDGGIHGYST, from the coding sequence ATGGCCGATCTTAGCGCATGGGCAGCTCCTCGTCTCTCCCAGCTTCTCCCGCTGGACCCAGATTCTCTCTCTCAGGTCATCGACTATGCTGTCAGCCTCTCAAGGGAGGCATGTGCCGATCATCTCAAAAACCTCCTCGGCGACTCCCCGGCCGCCTTAGAATTCATATCCTCGTTTAACTCACGCCGAGAACCCCAGCGACCACCTCAGAACCCTTCCACCCAAAGCAGAGATGCATCGAGATCAAATGGAGGAGCCAAGAAGGGCAAAAAGAAGGCTCCGCTGCATACTGCTGGCCCACCACGTCGACCCGACAACTACGGCGACGTAGGAGGTGGCTACAAGAaagcagatgaagaagactATATGGCTTCTCGAAGACCACCTGCTCACACCCTTGTACCGTCACAGCATGGGTCCTCAGCCGCGTCGCGCATTCCCTCCCCCTTACCCGTATCATCCCCGAAGCCACCCCCATCTGCGAGTGGCCCTACAATCTCGGACATGTTACCAAATGTGCGATCGAAAGTTAGCAAATCAACACGTCAAGGTGGAGGGGCGGGATCGTCTTCCAAGGGAAACAAAGCTCTCACAACCAACGACATATCCGACCTCACCGCCGCTATCGCTGCACTAGAGGTATCGACGAATCCGAGCCTGGGGGAGAGACGCAGTTGTACTTGCTCCGGGTCAGTACACCCGGTTTTTGATCCGGCACCTAATTGCCTCAGCTGTGGGAAAATCATCTGCTCGCTCGAGGGTCTACAGCCGTGCTCATTCTGCGGCACACCGCTCCTCTCCGCCGAAGAAGTGCAAGGTATGATTCGGGAGTTACGGGCGGAGCGTGGACAAGAGAAGATGCGCGTACACAATGAAGGTGTTCATCATGACGGGGGTCCTAGGCCTGCTGTTGGCTCCGAGCCTTCCAGCAAACTGGATGCCGCGAAAGCGCACAGGGATAAGCTGCTCCAGTTCCAAGCGCAAAATGCACGCCGGACTAAGGTTGTCGATGAAACAGCAGATTTTGAGACTCCGAATGTCGCCTCCACATTGTGGATGACACCTACACAACGAGCACTGGCGCTCAAGAAGCAGCAGCGCATTCAGCGCGAGATGGATGAGAAGGCTCGTCCTGAgtgggagaggaagaagactgTGATGAGTCTTGATATCAAAGGTGGTAAGGTTCGCCGAGTCTATCATTCAGCACCGGCAGAATCAACCCCAGCGGCCAGTGAGCCTGACACTGTCGATGAAGGAGGTGCGGAAGACAGCCCGCAAGGACAACATGCCTTCAGTCGCAACCCCCTTCTCGCATCTGGTGGTCTTATGCGACCTGTTTGGCGTGCCCCCGAGATAAAGCAGGCTGAAGCAGTGGAACAAACTGAACGAAAACAGACTTGGCGTCGTGTGCAAGATGACAACGACGACAATGAGCAGTGGATTTTGGATGGAGGAATCCATGGATACTCCACTTAA
- a CDS encoding Transcriptional activator (PtaC), putative — protein sequence MADSNSSGGRRPTYPAGTIAKVATDILNETFQNIIHDLVAKVHREEKVARMRSAVVLARQKAEEDAVMPEEAPSKTSTDTKREIILDTKKLAGMRMETDAAVFNRGKVFLKGNPMKTVKEHVCPDCRLPKLMYPTTGANSCPPPDPDADYCTNVPMIDLAGHDVHGKLFAVMPNPKKKKGDRDSTIPEIPTTKCPICPRYFVMTRLAQHLERCVYGGRNGGRNKTPTDSGASNGNSPSSSAPKRPYADDDDESPSPTKKKKLNGPKKGSTTKPGPSKLKQSFTVEDNDDDIKSENAD from the exons ATGGCCGACTCCAACAGCAGCGGTGGTCGCAGGCCGACCTATCCTGCAGGAACAATCGCCAAAGTG GCTACCGACATCCTAAACGAAACATTCCAGAACATCATCCACGACCTTGTGGCCAAAGTTCACCGTGAAGAGAAGGTGGCGCGCATGCGGTCCGCGGTGGTTCTCGCCCGACAGAAGGCGGAGGAAGATGCAGTCATGCCGGAGGAAGCACCCAGCAAGACCTCGACCGATACAAAGAGAGAAATCATTCTCGACACCAAGAAGCTTGCAGGTATGCGCATGGAGACGGATGCAGCCGTTTTCAACCGCGGAAAGGTCTTCCTCAAGGGCAATCCGATGAAAACCGTGAAGGAGCATGTGTGCCCAGATTGCCGCCTCCCAAAACTCATGTACCCAACCACGGGGGCTAATTCTTGCCCCCCTCCCGATCCCGACGCGGATTACTGTACAAATGTGCCCATGATCGACTTGGCCGGTCATGATGTCCACGGCAAGCTCTTTGCAGTCATGCCGAAccccaagaaaaagaagggtgATCGAGACAGCACTATCCCTGAAATACCAACTACCAAGTGCCCTATCTGCCCGCGCTACTTTGTCATGACTCGTCTCGCCCAACACCTTGAACGCTGCGTCTACGGTGGTCGCAACGGCGGCCGCAACAAGACTCCCACAGACAGCGGAGCTAGCAATGGCAATAGTCCCAGCTCATCAGCACCCAAGCGTCCTTATGcagatgatgacgatgaaagTCCCAGCCCCaccaaaaagaagaaactgAATGGACCCAAGAAGGGCTCCACCACAAAGCCTGGTCCCAGCAAACTGAAACAATCATTTACGGTCGAGGACAACGACGACGACATCAAGAGCGAGAACGCCGACTAA
- a CDS encoding GNAT family acetyltransferase, putative, with protein sequence MANQLFAKNQPRPATSSSSLSPSPTNHHPVRPPIHPPAVQPPQSAVANTFGPKRSKEEIFSPYPRDIPAGFATPHPHITVEKVNTAHIPSLTRITGLLLPIRYPNSFYTAIITDPVIASLSRVAIYHDHPVAAVPGSGASAGTDKVIGGIRCRLERIRQEENSKKENATQGNQCHTNLYIQTLHLLSPYRGSGVAASLLNSLLFVSPPDRKGQDSYRVSELVRHYNICSVTAHVHESNEEGLEWYIARGFRVDGDVAEYYRRLKPSGAKIVRLDLKWNEEDEAHSRTEINVQATAFPGEAEDEDWEKVEVEDGEEDDHGVQHLNESQVLEKQDTPSRKRKAEDDNHKPQVE encoded by the coding sequence ATGGCAAACCAGCTGTTTGCAAAGAATCAGCCAAGGCCAGCgacttcttcctcttcgttgTCTCCTTCGCCGACCAACCACCACCCTGTGCGGCCCCCTATCCACCCTCCTGCAGTCCAGCCACCTCAATCAGCCGTCGCAAACACTTTTGGCCCGAAACGCTCGAAAGAAGAGATATTCTCCCCTTATCCCCGTGATATTCCAGCTGGTTTCGCGACTCCACACCCCCATATAACAGTCGAGAAAGTCAATACGGCGCATATCCCTTCCTTGACGCGGATCACGGGCTTACTCCTTCCTATCCGCTACCCAAACTCGTTCTACACAGCTATCATAACTGATCCGGTAATTGCTTCTCTTTCGCGGGTTGCGATTTACCATGACCACCCCGTTGCTGCAGTCCCAGGATCTGGCGCATCTGCCGGGACGGACAAAGTCATCGGGGGCATTCGGTGTCGGCTAGAGCGAATCCGACAGGAAGAGAACTCAAAGAAAGAGAATGCAACACAAGGGAACCAATGCCACACAAATCTCTATATTCAGACCCTACATCTTCTCTCGCCATACCGGGGCAGTGGTGTGGCAGCATCACTGTTAAATTCACTTCTCTTTGTGTCGCCGCCAGACCGCAAGGGCCAAGACTCATATCGGGTGTCCGAGCTTGTCAGGCACTATAACATCTGCTCTGTTACAGCACATGTTCATGAGTCAAACGAAGAGGGGTTGGAATGGTATATTGCACGGGGATTTAGAGTCGACGGTGATGTAGCCGAATACTACCGGCGACTGAAGCCGTCGGGCGCGAAGATCGTACGACTAGATTTGAAGTGgaatgaagaggatgaagcACATTCTCGGACCGAAATCAATGTACAGGCTACGGCTTTTCCTGGTGAAGCAGAAGACGAGGACTGGGAGaaggtggaggtggaggatggcgaagaagatgaccaTGGGGTACAGCATTTGAATGAGTCGCAAGTCCTTGAAAAGCAGGATACACCTTCGCGTAAGCGCAAGGCAGAAGATGACAATCACAAACCTCAGGTCGAGTGA
- a CDS encoding Polyketide synthase has protein sequence MSQDVFWSQCPLFHNLYSNNYFGNGAFDNVEEDLAAYVRFTHNAEERSTILIEGFVEKISAVLGIATESITLRNSLFAYGLDSIVALEPHFSWVVTPNVLF, from the exons ATGTCCCAGGATGTCTTCTGGTCTCAATGCCCACTCTTCCACAACCTTTACAGTAACAACTACTTTGGAAATGGTGCTTTTGATAATGTTGAAGAGGACCTGGCTGCGTACGTTCGGTTCACCCACAACGCCGAAGAGAGAAGCACCATCCTGATTGAAGGCTTTGTGGAGAAGATTTCAGCCGTCTTGGGAATTGCCACCGAATCCATCACGCTCAGGAATTCTCTCTTCGCGTACGGTTTAGATTCCATTGTTGCTTTGGAGCCCC ATTTTTCTTGGGTGGTTACCCCGAACGTGCTGTTTTAG